TTAAGACATTGGGAGCGATCTTATGATCATCATTTTAAATCCGGACGCCACCGAGGCGCAGATCCAGCACATCGTTGATCGGGCCGGCAAATTGGGCCTGAAGTCCAATATTTCCCGCGGGGTCGAGCGCACGGTCATCGGGTTCATCGGGCCGGAGGATGCCTTGCGGGTCATTCCGCTGGAAGTGTTTCCCGGCGTGGACCAGGTCATGCAGGTTTTGGCCCCGTATAAACTTGTGTCCCGCGAATTCAAAAAACAGGACACGGTCATCAAACTTAAAGGCGGAGTCGCCGTCGGAGGCAAGAAGATCGTGGTCATGGCCGGGCCCTGTTCCGTGGAAGGGTATGAGCCGCTGTTGTCGGTGGCCAAAAAGGTCAAGGCCCTGGGGGCCACGGTTTTGCGCGGCGGCGCTTTCAAACCGCGTACCTCGCCCTATGATTTTCAGGGTCTGGGCGAAGAGGGCCTGAAGATCCTGCAGCGGGTGGGCAAGGAAACAGGGCTGTGCACCATCTCCGAGGTCATGGACACGCGTCAGGTTGACCTGGTCGCCAGATATGTTGATGTTCTGCAGATCGGCGCGCGCAATATCCAGAACTTCGCGCTTTTAAAGGAAGTGGGCCTGATCAAAAAGCCGGTGATGCTCAAGCGCGGCATGAGCACGACGGTGAAAGAATGGCTCATGTCCGCCGAATATCTTTTAGCCAACGGCAATTTTGACGTCATGCTCTGTGAGCGCGGCATACGCACCTTTGAGACCTCCACCCGCAATACTCTGGACGTCAACGCGGTGGCTGTGGCCAAGAAACTCACCCATTTGCCCGTGGTGGTTGACCCAAGCCATGCCACCGGCCATTGGCAATACGTGGCCGCGGGCGCGCGCGCGGGCATTGCCGCCGGATGCGACGCGATCATGGTGGAGGTCCACGACAACCCCGAAGAGGCGCTTTCCGACGGGGCCCAGTCATTGAGGCCGGACAAATTCCAGGAACTCATGGTGTCCTGCCGGCGCGTGGCCCAGGCCGTGGACAGGGAAATTTAACATGTTCATCCGCAAACAATTGTTCCGCAGGGTCGCCATCGTCGGGGCCGGTTTCATGGGCGCGTCCTTAGGATTGGCCATCAAAAAACACGGGTTGGCCAAAGAGATCATCGGCATCGGCCGGCACGAAACGTCCCTGCGCGAAGCCGTGGATGTAAAAGCCATTGACGAAAGCACCATGGACCTCAAAAAAGGCATCAACGGTGCTGACCTGATCGTGCTCGCCGCTCCGATCTCCGGAATTCTGGACACCCTGGATATTCTGGGCAAAGATCTCAGGCGCGGCGGGGTCATTGTCACCGATGTGGGCAGCACCAAAGCCGCTGTCGTGGACAAGGCCGAGAAGGTCCTGCATCCTTCGGTGCTGTTCGTCGGTTCGCATCCCCTGGTCGGTTCAGAGAAAAAGGGACCGGCCTGTGCCAGCGATAAGCTTTATGAAGGCGCTGTTTGCATTATGACGCCGACGGAGAAGACCAATCGCCTGGCCAAGGACAAGATGAAACATTTTTGGGGGCAGTTGGGTTGCCAGGTGAAAATGATGGCGCCCCATGAACACGACGAGGCCCTTGCTTATGTCAGCCATTTGCCGCATCTGTCCGCGTTCGCCATCATCAAGGCCATTCCCGACCAGTTTTTGGAATACGCGGCGCAGGGGCTCAAAGACACCACCCGTGTGGCCACCTCGGACCCCGAGGTGTGGCGGGACATTGCCTTGTCCAATCCCAAACATGTCCTTAAGTCCCTTGATGAGATGGTCCGCGCGATCGCCGTGATGCGCAAGGCGATCGTCGGCAAAGACCGTGAGGCCCTGGTCGAGCTTTTCCGTCAGGCCAAGGCCAGGCGCGAACGCATTGAAAAATCCCATGGCAGCTAAACGTTTGACCATCACGCTCGATGGGCCTGCGGGCGCCGGCAAAAGCACGGCGGCCCAGGCCCTGGCCAAGCGGTTGGGGATCTCTTATCTGGACACCGGGGCCATGTACCGCGCGTTGACGCTCAAAGGCCTGCGCGCCGGCATTGACCTGGCCGATGAAAACGCGCTGGCCGCTTTGGCTAAGCGCACGCGCATTGATTTCAAGGAAATGCCCGACGGCACGCTGAATGTCACCCTGGACGGGGTGGACGTGTCGCGCCAGATCCGCACGATCCAGGTGACCAACAATACTTTTTACGCGGCACGGGCCCCTAAAGTCAGAAAGATCCTGGTGGCCCGCCAAAGACAGATCGGTCTTAAGCGTTCTTTGGTCGGCGACGGCAGGGACCTGGGGACCGTGGTTTTTCCCAAAGCCGATTACAAATTTTATCTGGATGCTGATTTTGAGGAACGCGTGCAGCGCCGCCTGCGGGACCTGAAGGTCGCCCATAAGACGGTGGACAAGGCCCAGCTGCGCGCGGACATGAAAGAGCGTGACCACAAAGATCTTTCCCGCACCATCGGCCCTTTAAAAAAAGCCAAGGACGCCATTGTCATCGACTCGTCGGGCCTGACCGTCGAGACCACGGTGGACAAGATCATGCGCCACATATCCCGATGAATCAGGAACTCATCCGCAATTTTTCCATCATCGCCCACATTGACCACGGCAAAAGCACGCTGGCCGACCGTCTGCTCTTGTTCAGCGGCGCGATCGATGAGCGCAAATTCCGCAATCAGATGCTCGACGACATGGACCTGGAGCGCGAGCGCGGCATCACCATCAAGGCCTCGGCGGTCCGTATTGAGTACAAGGCCAAAGACGGCAAGACCTACGTCTTTAACCTCATTGATACCCCGGGCCATGTGGATTTTTCTTACGAAGTGGAGAAATCCCTGCGCGCCTGCGAAGGGGCCCTGCTGTTGGTTGACGTCACGCAGGGCGTGGAGTCGCAGACCATCGCCAATTATTACCTGGCCATTGATAATAACCTGGAGATCCTGCCGGTCCTCAACAAGATCGACATTGTCAACGCGGACATTGACGAGGCCAAACGCCAGTTCAGGGACATCCTGAAATTCAAAGAAGAAGACGTGCAATTGGTTTCCGCCAAGGAAGGCATCAACATCGACGGTCTTTTTGAGAAGATCGTCGCGTTCATTCCCGCGCCCGACGGCGACCCGCAAGCGCCGCTCAAGGCCCTCATCTTTGACATGAAGTATGACATTTACAAAGGCATCATCATTTACATCCGTTTGTTCGACGGGCAGGTCAAGCCCGGCGTGCGCATCCGGTTCATGAACGTGGGCAAGGAATTTGATATCCAGGAGGTCGGCATCTTCGGTCCCGACATCCGGCAGGTCAAAGGACTGTCTGCCGGCGAGGTCGGCTACATCACCTGCAATCTGCATGATCCCAAGGAAGTGCGCGCGGGGGACACCGTTACCGAAGTCAACCGTCCGACGCTGCAGCCTTTGCAAGGGTACCGCCAGTTAAAACCGTTCGTTTTTTGCGGCGTGTATCCGGTCAATGCCGGGGATTACGCGGCCCTGCGCGAGGCCATTGACAAACTGCGTTTGTCCGACCCCAGCTTTGTCTATGAACATGAAACATCGCAATCGTTCGGTCACGGGTTTCGGTGCGGATTTTTGGGGCTTTTGCACATGGAGATCGTGCAGGAACGCCTGGAGCGCGAATATGATCTGAACCTTATTTTAACGACGCCCAATGTCGGCTACAGGATCATCAAGCGCGATGGCAGTGTCATGGAATTGGAAAACCCCGCTGATCTGCCCAATGGCTCTGAGATCGGCCGCATTGAAGAACCCGTTCTGGCCGTGTCCATTTTTACGCCGGTGACCTATATGGACGCGGTCATGGAACTGGCCAAGCGCAAGCGCGGGGTCTTTCAAAAAAGTGAGTTTGTCGGCGACCGCATGAAGATCATCTTTGACATCCCGCTTTCCGAGGTCATCGTGGATTTCAATGATCTGATCAAAAGCGCCACCCGCGGTTACGGCTCCATTGATTATGATTTCAAAGAATATATCCCGGCGCAGATCACCCGTCTGGACATCCTGATCAATGATGAGGCCTGCGACGCGTTTTCCTGCATGGTGCACAAAGACCGCGCTTATGACAAGGGCCTGGGGCTGGTGAGCAAATTGAAAGAATTGATCCCCCAGCAATTGTTCGAAATACGCATCCAGGCCACCTGCGACGGGCGCATCATTTCCAGCGCCCGCATCAAATCCGCCGGCAAGAACGTGACCGCCAAATGTTACGGCGGGGACATCACCCGCAAACGCAAATTGTGGGAGAAGCAGAAGGAAGGCAAAAAGAAACTCAAGCAGATCGGAAAGGTGGAAGTGCCGCAGGAAGCGTTCCTGGCCGCGCTGAAAATATAATATGTCACACGTCAAGCCCAAGAGTGTTATTAGAGAATGGGTCGAATCCGTCCTGATCGCGCTGGTGCTGGCCGCGTTCATCCGCAGTTATTTCATCCAGCCCTTTAAAATTCCCAGCGGGTCCATGCGCATGACCCTCATTGAGGGGGACCATTTGTTCGTCGACAAATGGCATTATGGTCCCAACCTTTTGCCGGAGATCCACTCGCCGGATTTTTTAAGGTCCGTCATTGACATCCAG
The sequence above is drawn from the Candidatus Omnitrophota bacterium genome and encodes:
- the aroF gene encoding 3-deoxy-7-phosphoheptulonate synthase → MIIILNPDATEAQIQHIVDRAGKLGLKSNISRGVERTVIGFIGPEDALRVIPLEVFPGVDQVMQVLAPYKLVSREFKKQDTVIKLKGGVAVGGKKIVVMAGPCSVEGYEPLLSVAKKVKALGATVLRGGAFKPRTSPYDFQGLGEEGLKILQRVGKETGLCTISEVMDTRQVDLVARYVDVLQIGARNIQNFALLKEVGLIKKPVMLKRGMSTTVKEWLMSAEYLLANGNFDVMLCERGIRTFETSTRNTLDVNAVAVAKKLTHLPVVVDPSHATGHWQYVAAGARAGIAAGCDAIMVEVHDNPEEALSDGAQSLRPDKFQELMVSCRRVAQAVDREI
- a CDS encoding prephenate dehydrogenase; protein product: MFIRKQLFRRVAIVGAGFMGASLGLAIKKHGLAKEIIGIGRHETSLREAVDVKAIDESTMDLKKGINGADLIVLAAPISGILDTLDILGKDLRRGGVIVTDVGSTKAAVVDKAEKVLHPSVLFVGSHPLVGSEKKGPACASDKLYEGAVCIMTPTEKTNRLAKDKMKHFWGQLGCQVKMMAPHEHDEALAYVSHLPHLSAFAIIKAIPDQFLEYAAQGLKDTTRVATSDPEVWRDIALSNPKHVLKSLDEMVRAIAVMRKAIVGKDREALVELFRQAKARRERIEKSHGS
- the cmk gene encoding (d)CMP kinase — its product is MAAKRLTITLDGPAGAGKSTAAQALAKRLGISYLDTGAMYRALTLKGLRAGIDLADENALAALAKRTRIDFKEMPDGTLNVTLDGVDVSRQIRTIQVTNNTFYAARAPKVRKILVARQRQIGLKRSLVGDGRDLGTVVFPKADYKFYLDADFEERVQRRLRDLKVAHKTVDKAQLRADMKERDHKDLSRTIGPLKKAKDAIVIDSSGLTVETTVDKIMRHISR
- the lepA gene encoding translation elongation factor 4 — protein: MNQELIRNFSIIAHIDHGKSTLADRLLLFSGAIDERKFRNQMLDDMDLERERGITIKASAVRIEYKAKDGKTYVFNLIDTPGHVDFSYEVEKSLRACEGALLLVDVTQGVESQTIANYYLAIDNNLEILPVLNKIDIVNADIDEAKRQFRDILKFKEEDVQLVSAKEGINIDGLFEKIVAFIPAPDGDPQAPLKALIFDMKYDIYKGIIIYIRLFDGQVKPGVRIRFMNVGKEFDIQEVGIFGPDIRQVKGLSAGEVGYITCNLHDPKEVRAGDTVTEVNRPTLQPLQGYRQLKPFVFCGVYPVNAGDYAALREAIDKLRLSDPSFVYEHETSQSFGHGFRCGFLGLLHMEIVQERLEREYDLNLILTTPNVGYRIIKRDGSVMELENPADLPNGSEIGRIEEPVLAVSIFTPVTYMDAVMELAKRKRGVFQKSEFVGDRMKIIFDIPLSEVIVDFNDLIKSATRGYGSIDYDFKEYIPAQITRLDILINDEACDAFSCMVHKDRAYDKGLGLVSKLKELIPQQLFEIRIQATCDGRIISSARIKSAGKNVTAKCYGGDITRKRKLWEKQKEGKKKLKQIGKVEVPQEAFLAALKI